A single genomic interval of Cucumis sativus cultivar 9930 chromosome 7, Cucumber_9930_V3, whole genome shotgun sequence harbors:
- the LOC101213048 gene encoding serine/threonine-protein kinase STY46 isoform X2, giving the protein MTNYGFTSIVFPLDPMLCRYALDVNVERAEDVLMHKRLLQFAHDPANRPAIEVRLVQVQAVSDEHSADFADSCPVKDTDHNSSNCLSRQSMHPPPAFGSSPNLEALALEANNTQDLEVDQSVHARTQFFRPMHEITFSTDDKPKLLSQLTSLLAEIGLNIQEAHAFSTVDGYSLDVFVVDGWPYEETERLKTALESEVLLVERRGWPNQKSSSPVGELDITAKCESDRVEIPTDGTDVWEINPRHLKFEHKVASGSYGDLYKGTYCSQEVAIKVLKTERVNTDMQSEFAQEVYIMRKVRHKNVVQFIGACTKPPSLCIVTEFMSGGSVYDYLHKQKGTFRLPSLLKVAIDVSKGMNYLHQNNIIHRDLKAANLLMDENEVVKVADFGVARVKAQSGVMTAETGTYRWMAPEVIEHKPYDHKADVFSFGIVLWELLTGKLPYEFLTPLQAAVGVVQKGLRPTMPKHTNPKLADLLEKCWQQDPSCRPDFCEIIDILLQITKEVAEEGEDRRKEKSGGFLSVLRRNHH; this is encoded by the exons ATGACGAACTATGGGTTCACTTCAATCGTCTTCCCACTCG ATCCAATGCTATGCAGATATGCTCTAGACGTAAATGTGGAGAGGGCAGAAGATGTTCTCATGCATAAAAGATTATTGCAATTCGCTCACGATCCTGCAAATCGACCTGCAATTGAAGTCCGCCTTGTGCAG GTCCAAGCCGTTTCTGATGAGCATTCTGCTGACTTTGCTGATTCATGTCCTGTAAAAGACACTGATCATAATTCTTCAAATTGCTTGAGCAGACAGAG CATGCATCCACCACCTGCCTTTGGGTCATCTCCTAACCTCGAGGCCTTGGCTCTTGAAGCTAATAATACTCAGGATCTGGAGGTTGATCAGTCTGTACATGCCAGAACACAGTTTTTCCG GCCAATGCATGAAATCACCTTCTCTACGGATGATAAGCCGAAACTTCTTAGTCAG TTGACTTCCTTGCTTGCGGAGATTGGGCTCAACATCCAGGAGGCACATGCATTTTCCACTGTTGATGGTTACTCATTGGATGTTTTTGTAGTTGATGGTTGGCCCTATGAg GAAACAGAGCGGCTGAAGACTGCATTAGAGAGTGAAGTTTTACTGGTTGAG AGGCGAGGTTGGCCAAATCAGAAATCCTCGTCTCCTGTGGGGGAACTCGATATAACAGCTAAATGTGAGTCTGATCGGGTAGAAATACCCACAGATGGGACTGACGTATGGGAAATTAATCCTAGACATTTGAAGTTTGAGCATAAAGTTGCATCTGGTTCATATGGGGATCT GTATAAAGGTACATACTGCAGTCAGGAAGTGGCTATTAAAGTTCTCAAAACTGAACGTGTAAATACAGATATGCAAAGTGAGTTTGCCCAGGAGGTATATATTATGAG AAAAGTAAGGCACAAGAATGTCGTACAGTTTATAGGTGCATGTACTAAGCCCCCAAGCTTGTGCATTGTAACAG AATTTATGTCTGGTGGTAGTGTCTATGACTATCTACATAAACAAAAGGGGACTTTTAGGCTTCCATCTTTGCTTAAGGTAGCTATTGATGTCTCCAAGGGAATGAACTATTTGcaccaaaataatataattcacAGAGATCTAAAAGCTGCCAATCTTCTgatggatgaaaatgaa GTTGTCAAGGTTGCTGATTTCGGTGTTGCCAGAGTAAAAGCTCAATCAGGAGTTATGACCGCAGAAACCGGGACATATCGGTGGATGGCTCCTGAG GTTATTGAACACAAACCCTATGATCACAAGGCTGATGTTTTCAGTTTTGGAATTGTCTTGTGGGAGCTGCTAACTGGAAAG CTACCTTATGAATTCCTAACACCATTACAAGCCGCAGTCGGAGTAGTACAAAAG GGTTTACGGCCTACTATGCCTAAGCACACTAATCCCAAGCTAGCTGACTTGCTAGAAAAATGTTGGCAGCAAGACCCATCTTGCAGGCCTGACTTTTGTGAAATTATCGATATATTGTTGCAGATAACTAAGGAA GTTGCTGAAGAGGGTGAGGATCgaagaaaggagaaaagtGGAGGATTCCTTTCTGTGTTGAGACGAAACCATCACTGA
- the LOC101213048 gene encoding serine/threonine-protein kinase STY46 isoform X1 — protein MVMEDNESCGSRAYDLLSPAQSRQQRQKFEVYNEVLRRLKDSNNEEAIQPGFDDELWVHFNRLPTRYALDVNVERAEDVLMHKRLLQFAHDPANRPAIEVRLVQVQAVSDEHSADFADSCPVKDTDHNSSNCLSRQSMHPPPAFGSSPNLEALALEANNTQDLEVDQSVHARTQFFRPMHEITFSTDDKPKLLSQLTSLLAEIGLNIQEAHAFSTVDGYSLDVFVVDGWPYEETERLKTALESEVLLVERRGWPNQKSSSPVGELDITAKCESDRVEIPTDGTDVWEINPRHLKFEHKVASGSYGDLYKGTYCSQEVAIKVLKTERVNTDMQSEFAQEVYIMRKVRHKNVVQFIGACTKPPSLCIVTEFMSGGSVYDYLHKQKGTFRLPSLLKVAIDVSKGMNYLHQNNIIHRDLKAANLLMDENEVVKVADFGVARVKAQSGVMTAETGTYRWMAPEVIEHKPYDHKADVFSFGIVLWELLTGKLPYEFLTPLQAAVGVVQKGLRPTMPKHTNPKLADLLEKCWQQDPSCRPDFCEIIDILLQITKEVAEEGEDRRKEKSGGFLSVLRRNHH, from the exons atgGTTATGGAGGATAACGAGAGCTGTGGAAGTAGAGCGTACGACTTGTTATCACCGGCGCAAAGTCGGCAACAGAGGCAGAAGTTTGAGGTCTACAATGAGGTTCTACGGCGTTTGAAGGATTCCAACAACGAGGAGGCTATTCAGCCTGGTTTTGATGACGAACTATGGGTTCACTTCAATCGTCTTCCCACTCG ATATGCTCTAGACGTAAATGTGGAGAGGGCAGAAGATGTTCTCATGCATAAAAGATTATTGCAATTCGCTCACGATCCTGCAAATCGACCTGCAATTGAAGTCCGCCTTGTGCAG GTCCAAGCCGTTTCTGATGAGCATTCTGCTGACTTTGCTGATTCATGTCCTGTAAAAGACACTGATCATAATTCTTCAAATTGCTTGAGCAGACAGAG CATGCATCCACCACCTGCCTTTGGGTCATCTCCTAACCTCGAGGCCTTGGCTCTTGAAGCTAATAATACTCAGGATCTGGAGGTTGATCAGTCTGTACATGCCAGAACACAGTTTTTCCG GCCAATGCATGAAATCACCTTCTCTACGGATGATAAGCCGAAACTTCTTAGTCAG TTGACTTCCTTGCTTGCGGAGATTGGGCTCAACATCCAGGAGGCACATGCATTTTCCACTGTTGATGGTTACTCATTGGATGTTTTTGTAGTTGATGGTTGGCCCTATGAg GAAACAGAGCGGCTGAAGACTGCATTAGAGAGTGAAGTTTTACTGGTTGAG AGGCGAGGTTGGCCAAATCAGAAATCCTCGTCTCCTGTGGGGGAACTCGATATAACAGCTAAATGTGAGTCTGATCGGGTAGAAATACCCACAGATGGGACTGACGTATGGGAAATTAATCCTAGACATTTGAAGTTTGAGCATAAAGTTGCATCTGGTTCATATGGGGATCT GTATAAAGGTACATACTGCAGTCAGGAAGTGGCTATTAAAGTTCTCAAAACTGAACGTGTAAATACAGATATGCAAAGTGAGTTTGCCCAGGAGGTATATATTATGAG AAAAGTAAGGCACAAGAATGTCGTACAGTTTATAGGTGCATGTACTAAGCCCCCAAGCTTGTGCATTGTAACAG AATTTATGTCTGGTGGTAGTGTCTATGACTATCTACATAAACAAAAGGGGACTTTTAGGCTTCCATCTTTGCTTAAGGTAGCTATTGATGTCTCCAAGGGAATGAACTATTTGcaccaaaataatataattcacAGAGATCTAAAAGCTGCCAATCTTCTgatggatgaaaatgaa GTTGTCAAGGTTGCTGATTTCGGTGTTGCCAGAGTAAAAGCTCAATCAGGAGTTATGACCGCAGAAACCGGGACATATCGGTGGATGGCTCCTGAG GTTATTGAACACAAACCCTATGATCACAAGGCTGATGTTTTCAGTTTTGGAATTGTCTTGTGGGAGCTGCTAACTGGAAAG CTACCTTATGAATTCCTAACACCATTACAAGCCGCAGTCGGAGTAGTACAAAAG GGTTTACGGCCTACTATGCCTAAGCACACTAATCCCAAGCTAGCTGACTTGCTAGAAAAATGTTGGCAGCAAGACCCATCTTGCAGGCCTGACTTTTGTGAAATTATCGATATATTGTTGCAGATAACTAAGGAA GTTGCTGAAGAGGGTGAGGATCgaagaaaggagaaaagtGGAGGATTCCTTTCTGTGTTGAGACGAAACCATCACTGA